In Ischnura elegans chromosome 3, ioIscEleg1.1, whole genome shotgun sequence, the sequence AAAACCTGAGCAAAGATGCAACATAATGAAGTAAGGCTCCTCTTTACAGGTACAACTTCTTTTTGTTGGTGAAATGATATGGTACAAATTCAGTAACCATCAAACATTATTATAGTccagagcgtacccaggatcataactagaggggggggagggggcaagccatggttgttcaagttgttggaaagatttaatcatggaaaaggtgaatgaaatcaacatttttaggaaactgtaacagctatatctttattagtttttaaatttatctgcttgaaaaaatattattttcctcaaagacatttgcaagttttgcttttagggggggcagctgcccccttcctGTCCCTCGCTGAGTATGCCCATGATAATAGTACTGCTTCTATGCATTGTTGATATATGTACATATAGCTGACTATCGTTGAAATGTAGTCGTAATTTTCTCCAATTTAATACTAGGGGTGTACATCATTTAGGGATTCTTGGAATCCTAGGAATTTTTAATAAACACAAATTATCAGTTCATTACTatgctgaggaaaaaaaattaatccatcaTTCcctagaattatttatttatttaatcaagtccaaaaacagcacgaggccaattactgGGGACTCACagtaacaggagaaacaatttaataatattaagcaatgtaaccaataatgaacaaaaaatattcaacagtatttactaataaataacaaagaaaagaaaatttcatccggtggtgcgaggaatagcgGGAAATTTACGATAGAGATGGTGCAAGAAtgaatgagggatgaaaaaaaggatccaAATTTggatttggcataggagttaatggaagaaggaagtctgaatagaaaagaacgtttagagacagaaaggtggggggtgaaacaatgaaataggtcactcgacctcgtcgtacACGAAGAAACAcaatgcggaaaaaaatgaaggtcagatgatctgtatttgccattaatgatatttaagaagagtctcctgTCATTGAGGATATGGCGATCAACTAAAGgtgcaatgccaagagaggatctaatcttattgagggagaatttACGAAAAGGTAAGTGATGGTAGCGgacaataaaaagaaaaatattcaacggtcgttctaggagctttaatgaagaaggtggggccaTCATATCCCTTCAGTCACCTCTCAtaaggatttaggggttatttttgactctaagctgctctttcatgagcacattaaatccatttcaaCCCGCactatgtctttggtgggtatgatgtatcgccacagtgaggtgttggatttaatagctctacgcaccttcttcctttcctgtgtctctccagtcctagaatactgcagccaaatctggtctatgcatagaccagatttggctgcccGTGTCCGTTTCCCGCAGCATCTGCGCTGGACTATCATCTCTAACCTACTCCATTTCTTTTCCCCCTCCAAACATTTAccaattttttgcctttttctttcttttctcttttttttaattcttctccaCTCTAGGGTATCTCACTGCCAGGGGGATGATGTGGCGGAGCCCTTCGTTtcgagcgccgtcaccaaggtcagccacctggctgaggttgttgccctgggacccttaggtccctgccgctgccgccagggtacgTGGGACATAGCGCCAGCAAGGCACCGCGAGATTGAGACGCTTGAGAGACGGTTGGAGACGGTCACAGAGACATAGGCGAACTGTATCGCTAACCATCCAAATAAACGTGGTCGGATTTACTTCCATTTAATTTACTGAAGTGAGGTTAATCACCTACATATCCTTAACCCCTTCAACTCTAAgtcttttcatttaataaatttggCAATTGGggttttacattgaaataaactTTTGGTTAAAAGCCCTAactttgtgtgtgattattcgcttcccgaaaccaagggcaagaacccacactttAAAACGTGTGACCCACGACCTTAGGTGGTGGGCCGAGGTTCATTACATTATGTTGGAGTATCAATCAAGTACTTAAGTAGGTAATACAATGTTTTTTTAGTCGTTTGAGTCATTTCTTACCTCGGTGAAAGTGTCACACTGAATGAGCAAATGAACCTGAAATCTATAATGAACTCACAAAGTGGTAGAAAGCTGGTGACAGCTTTGGCTTTTCTTATCTAAACTTATGCAAGATTGGCAAAATGGGGAAGGTATTTGTTCACCGAAACTTATTATATTTCCTTCCATTCactgaatttcttaaataaattgaaaatttgtggcTGAGTGAACCACACCAATAACACACTTGAAGAAATTCATCGCAGGGTTCCTACACCTGAGTCTCGGGTACTTGTTTGATTTCAGGTCCTTCACATAAACTATTTTGACAGGAATGTATACTGTTTAAGTATGATCTGTAGAAATGAAGGGGTGGTTCATGACAAGGATTAAGGCCGGATCAAAGGGAGCCCAGGCCCTGGGCCACCCACTAAACATGAGCCTTCCACTAATATTAGTTGAAGCTTACAAAAAccgaaaaaaaacatcatttaagTGAGGAgattcgaagtgaagctgggttgttttTTGGTTAACATGTAGTTGTCAACATTGGcgtaaataaatagaaaattgggTTACTTGTATTTCCTATTATTTGGTGCGTCACAAATTAATACACCTTGAAACAGAGGTCCTCCCGGCCTCTCACCAAAAAGGGCCACAGGCCACCCAAATCCTAAATCCGGCCCTAACAaggatttttctttaaaaaaaacgagaaatccTAGAGAGTAGAGCATTTAAGGGGATGTATTCTAACCAGAAGACCTATAGTTCAAATCCTGAGAGTAGCTTTTTGACACAAATAAAATGTTAGAAGGTGCATCCTATaggccatggaagaaggagggtctcctcctccttccatgcCATGGCCAAGGGAAAGGATTGGTGCCTTACAGCTGTGTTATAAATCCGTGCTATCCACTAGCCTGAGAGAAACTATACCCTAATGTACACTAATAAAATTTAGAGCTAATGAGCTCATCGCGTAGCCTGAGGCTtaaatctcattattttaatatcgtTAACTTTTAGGGTTGCCTTTGCTTCAGAAtccttcctcaaaataaataaaaatttacctctTGGATTTGGACAGTGATAGATTTTATGGTAGTGATTCGATGGTTTCgttttttaactttgagttgaGGAAGCCCAGGGTGCGTTTTTCTGTCATCAAAATCGGAAAAATTGGGTTCTTTATTTCTCCTCTTCGGCTCGAAACTTCGAAACCGCGCTCCTTAGCGCAATCAATTGAAGTCAGAAATTAGATTGCTTGCGCGAATCGAGTATTCGTTGTTTCTGTTTCCAAGGTGCTGTTGTCAATATGAATTGTATTGAAACTTTTTAGTTTATATATATTAGGCTGTAACAGTCGCTGGTCGAAGATTCAAGGGTACAATTGAAGATTATAGTTTCCCTAGTACCCTCCTTTAAAAATGGTAATCGTCATCCTCGCGTCTGAGCTGACATTTTTTCTTGATGAAGTTGCCgttttacaaaaaatacttaaatttcatagtaaaataatattttaagtttacGTTTACGGTTTTAGATGAGTCATTTTCTGGTATTGTTTAATTGGCTCTCTAATTTATGTTATCAAAATGGATTGCTGTATTATTATTTGTTTGTGAGGGGGTTGTTGAAAGAATTAACGATGTCATCCAAGGGAATATATTGGGGTACTCATCCACCAGTCGTATTGTGGATTTTTGTGTTTCATAAACACTTCTCCAATGCCTCAACCAATTATTTAATGTATCTTCCGTGAATATATATTGAGGTCGGAGAAGTATCACAAATGTGAACCCAAAGCGCGATTTAACTTAGCTTCTTCTGTTATTCTAACAAGATTATTTTTTCAGGCATCGGAGGTCGAAGAAACAATGAAGAGGATCCAATCCCACAAAGGTGTTGTTGGTACTATAGTAGTGAATGCTGAAGGTATGTCTAATCTTATGAAGCGACGAAGAGGTTTTAATGCAGCGTTTTGTAAATGTCAAAAGTTGAATGTAgagatatcatgaaaaaatattttgattctagGGATCCCAATAAAAACAACCCTCGATAATACCACTACCGTTCAATATGCTAACCTCATTAGCCAGTTGTCAGACAAGGCAAGAGGCGTTGTCAGGGATTTAGACCCGACCAATGATTTGACATTCCTGAGAATAAGGTCTAAGAAGCATGAAATAATGGTGGCCCCGGGTAAgtaggcattatttttttcagaaattttcccctTATAACTTATATTGAATGAATACctcttaataaatatttcatgatgaCGTAAAcattacaactatttttataCTTCACTCTATTTTCTGACATGTCCTATGCGCTTACTTAATGCTTTATTTTGTACAGTGTCTTTTGGatcaatgcattattattatttctatcaatCAAATTTTAAACCATAAGTTTTTACTCTGCAATAGCAGGTATCAGGAATTACTTTGGATTCCTGTTTTTTCCCATTAGATACctgggtcattctcccataatgGTACAAAATTATATCCATGGGCTGCCATATAAAAACCAGTAATATTAAAACTAAACtggcttattattttatgtaccatttcattacttttagtgacaaattagtaagGAAAGAAgtatatttcacaaatttaatgttcacagactatgattcgtcatgtttGTGGACCGTCCCACATGGAATTCTGAAGGGGTGTTTACTGTATTAACAAATTTTACTTATTAATGTATTATAAAACATGTCATTAAATAAGTAAAGTAaagtaaatgaaattccaaaatagtatttatgggttgcttttatttcataatatttttcataattaataaaaaaacatttgtgctACCCAAAATAGCAATGGCCATGGACACTCAGGAAAAAAGGAGAATAATTCATAGATGTAGGCAGCCCTGTAAAACCACTATTTAGAGAAGGAGATTGCCAGCTATATCGAGTTGTTTGAGTTTATATGTATgtacttggtttagtgaatgttttaacacgggaagaaaaattttagtgcAGCTTTTGAAAGAacccaagatcatcagtcatttttgtggacaagtaaaaattagtagaagtaaaatcttttactaattgcAATTGAGATGTCTTTTGGGCCTtctcatctcaaatcaggcagctGAGGCAAAATCAtttcaggtgaccatcaccgatatctctgaaatttatttatatgaaagcagtatccttatgatgaataatgatctctttatctcagctcagaaatgAACCGTTGTAAAGTTGTAATCCTTTGAACATTACCGAGTCAGGCCtctgagtaaaaaatgaaaaatcacataaatgatGATTACTAAGGAACAATGacccataaagcagtggttattgttttattttaaagaaaatgcatttcTGCACATTCTGACATAACTTTCAAGTAATTTGAaggaataataaacaaataggatttgtttaaacataaaaaattagtcattatttaacaatagggtagtttctttcatcaaagaaaacgaaaggcattgattgtgattcgttacccaccattagtgtattcataatatacaaattatttggttctagaaataccggtttagacaaatggcaatggttaattttaacctcattcgaaaaaggccagattggcacccatgcgatgccactccacgtgacgtcacagggacctagtttctatacgagtagataggagttttaaatcgtctgagataaccaatgcgtgcatgaggcacagacttcagggaaacatgtcttaataatcacctattataactgcctaaggtcaggaagtttccttcgtttgataaggtactaataatccttatttaagccaagcgctacatgctagcagggtactctgctacctgctagcatcctgtgtcgtattagcgctcaaagcatcgccccaaggtcacctcacacgccgacagcgggaaccagaatgacgtcacacagcgttttctcagcattcatacttagccgtcgcgtttttgcgcacttgaaaatttttacttttcattatatcgctaaaaacagatatcgtcatttgtaaatctaaaatcgtgaaatacgtactccaggagtaataatctttcgatttaggcaataaaaaaatgataggaaaccaccctatttattactaaaaaaggccaccttttatttcctttaaaatttctcattgaCTAGTTTAAATCATTTGCTATCaattaaaagattaaaataaactGTAGTAATGTTGCACTtcttgttttaaggcatgtcaaagttgaCATGTTTTCGACCAAATGCACTCCTCTCGTACACCAAGATTACATACCTTTGAGGGGAAAAATGAAGATTCATTCCACTTAGCATGCACAAAGGataaaaagttcatatctgaatgattggtagCATCCATTGACTAAATGCAAGTTCAATCTTGGGTACTTTCATGGCGTCAAATGTGTGCAAACGCTCAGTGCTACTAACTTCACGTAAGTCTTATAATTTGAGCCACATTAGCATTTGaacatataattgaaaataaaaaaagtgtaaatattactaacaaTCTCTGTCACTTGCGTCATTAGCTTGTGTGATTGACAAACTgcaattacacaattttggttctaatattaacaaaaattaattttttaaattttgcctgtagaaaataTATGTTTTAGGGAGAATGACCCACCTACTCTGACTTAACCCTTTCGATACGGTGGAGTtttcgccttagcatgactgctctACTGACCCCCAAGAGATTCTTCCGTCCTCTCTgcacggagcatttttgcagggcattcgttaagaaggatCTCGCTGATAATCACGCactctcagctccaacctttttcaaccCTTTCTAGTGGGGACTCTGCAGTATTTTGGACTCCGAGGGttgctccctcctttcggggtttataaccctacttgcagcattggttcgcggtcaatcatgctttgtgtatatgaattagctatatggataattgttgcttacaCGTAAAAatcagacttcgaattgaattccttgtttgattctgagaatagggtagtttccttcatcaaagaaaacgaaaagcattgcgattcgttacccaccattagtgtattcaaaatatacaaattatttcgttttggaaatagcggtttagacgaatggcaatggtccatttttatcctcatttgaaaagggccagattggcgcccatgcgatgccactgcacgtgacgtcacagggacctagtttctctacgagaggataggagttatacatcgtctgaggttaccaatgcatgcatgaggcgtagagctcagggaaacatgtcttaataatcacctattaaaactggctaaggtctgaaagttttcttcatttgataaggtattaataatccttatttaagacaagagctaccagccagcagggtactcagctacccgctagcagcctgcgtcgttacagcgctaagcctcgcctcaaggtcacctcacagggggccagcgggaaccagaaataagtctcacggagagatttcccggcattcatacttacgcgtcgcgttttcgcgcgcttgaaaattttcacttttcatttaatcgcgaaaaatagatatcgtcatttaaaaatctaaatgcgtgaaatacgtactccaggtgtaataatctttcgatttaggcaataaaaaaataataggaaaccaccctattgtaaaattttaaatgaagctctaccatcaatattaatgcagcaacaatcttcatgttgatgtttatactgaaattgagacaagttaatatttatcatagaacttcgtttaaaaatttaaacactgctcaaaagacaaataattcaattcttagtttatatttttaagaaaggaacaaatatttatctcggaaaatgactggataaacgaTTGTATGACCATGGTCCCTTACCATTAAGAGGGGTAATATAGAACAAAGGGTaggggtacctgctcccggatatcgagggtaaagcctaaaccctgcTGTGTTGGGTTCCGAAACAATGACATTGCACACCCACGACCGTCATAAATGGGGAAGAGCTAGGAAACGTGTATATGAGCGTTTCTGCgtgtcactgactgaccgttacacccagtttttgtgtatatatttgacttaatacaaatcaatttaggaactttctggagaattccaccaaaaacaagttagtgaaagcatacactggctttggtaccaccctgtgaccccagtaaaaccggagattttaaacttcaaagtcgtcgtcactgtctgacaaaaatgaaactccgttttgtgacgttgtcacatttcttcgcattgctctgaaattatgcaagataaagaaaatccacgaaatacgtaaaatagttaTAAGTGCtgcccaaacgtatgcaaaatcgtgactttttgtaagtaatggtttcctctctttggccgtaaaaatggagcgtcactgactgacgggaattgtcactgactgacacatgtgatttgatgcgtgttaacttttctttttcatggaatgagcattgcaaaatatatctatattgaacacagaaatttatataaaagaaacataacagttgcatagccagggggtatgtccagggggtccggatccacccccccccccctcgaaatataaaaaaacaattattttccttcagaaaaaagtattaaaattagtttaaaaccctcctagtaccctgtttttaaaacattttccccctgtgttagaccccccctgaatgaaattcctggctacgccactgaaacatacgcacatagtatgtattttatccagtaattttgcttcgatttccatattctcgcttaaaatggtgagtactcctagcactatgatctattgcgtaaggagacatcttaattatatttatagcaactaactccacatggtgaacaaagagtgtgttccgtatgggtgaaatgccgtgccactgttagtctagcatttcattggaggcagaaatgccgtgtacagggatctctgcaaattttattttcatgctgttttaattacacacttacactgcatttattacaggGGAACctgacttaaaagcttcccaggtcatgtttttgcctttgcccccaactacatcaacaccacccttgccatgatctgttacgacttcatcgccgctctctattcttcctgtttaattcctcgcattcaccTCTTTGccttttcctctcacgatgctcgcgctgtctctctgctcccgtctttgccatcttaataaatcctgacatatgttacaattaaggatttcagatctcaacaatcattctgctcctatgttccgctttcacaacaaacgtaccgaagcgacgcgacgacaatgaaggtggcGGTGATTcgcggcatgccgaagtcaacaattggcaaaaaaataaaatactccgctGCACAAACAAACAATTTATCAAGaacattaaaactgaaacaaCATTATTgctcgaggaacatattatgccacgaatttagtgtaccagtcggggccaatgaaacgcacgcaccaaaatttgaaacttgagcaataccaaaggtcagtcagtgacggccctcaggaacaaaaacggtgaatgctggggattttttttattctgatctttcattcttgggatggacttgatttggatacgaaacgatttatctcccgaatccctcgattttggtcagcggaaaaaaatgcatgtcaatcgtcactgactgacaccaaaacgacgcactgttgtgTTACAGTCCTCTGCgtgaacatgtgactttcaagtattgatgaaatggattggttagacacagtcatgattggggagaatggttaactggaaatttttatagaaaaatcttatcttagttgcgaaatcttcagtaatagaatggctctgtaaacacaatcatttgctcatatgatacgagagctcaattccgcggcgttttcgtaaaaaatggttggagtatggggagaaacgggtacggattattaaaatttggaatatttacaccatgtcaggactttgaacagtccatttacctcaaattgaatttttgaaccctagtatggcagttacgtagaaacgctcatatacggcattcgttcacctgcgtaggaaaatctccaacaaaaaatttgctgctttcgtctcccAGGACAAGGTGCCACTCTTTTGGGTTACCGT encodes:
- the LOC124156295 gene encoding dynein light chain roadblock-type 2-like — translated: MASEVEETMKRIQSHKGVVGTIVVNAEGIPIKTTLDNTTTVQYANLISQLSDKARGVVRDLDPTNDLTFLRIRSKKHEIMVAPDKEFILIVIQNPTE